A genomic segment from Brassica napus cultivar Da-Ae unplaced genomic scaffold, Da-Ae ScsIHWf_1095;HRSCAF=1559, whole genome shotgun sequence encodes:
- the LOC125595906 gene encoding uncharacterized protein LOC125595906, with translation MEAIPDFGEICGSKVSDSFIGPRCGNWKGVAKVSYEDIIQLEESFTEKGDLFSVISVSGNGDVLRHADYTRKDEMEDERVDLLLDRIKINFDWSNTQWPVIEDEETEMEEADTESEADKSVDATDIAADVETSSVNVARRGKREEVAV, from the exons ATGGAAGCAATTCCGGATTTTGGAGAAATATGTGGCAGCAAAGTCTCGGACAGTTTCATCGGTCCAAGGTGTGGAAATTGGAAAGGAGTTGCAAAAGTTTCTTATGAAGACATCATTCAACTTGAGGAATCGTTTACTGAGAAG GGAGACTTGTTCTCGGTAATTTCAGTGAGTGGCAATGGTGATGTGTTGAGGCATGCTGATTATACAAGGAAGGATGAGATGGAAGATGAACGTGTGGACCTTCTTCTCGATAGGATTAAAATCAATTTTGATTGGAGCAACACACAATGGCCAGTTATAGAGGATGAAGAGACTGAGATGGAAGAAGCTGATACAGAGTCAGAAGCTGATAAGAGTGTGGATGCTACTGATATTGCAGCAGATGTGGAGACATCTTCGGTTAATGTTGCTAGAAGAGGCAAGAGAGAAGAAGTTGCTGTGTAA